In Ancalomicrobiaceae bacterium S20, the following proteins share a genomic window:
- a CDS encoding ABC transporter ATP-binding protein, translating into MSEAVLSVRDITKSFGGIRAVRGVSFDVKPGEVLGLIGPNGSGKSTLFNCILGQLKPDTGSVSVSGRDVSGLRASELNRLGVGRTFQQLSVFPKMSVLDNVILAGQEHRGTLVSRLFGPSDAGLTAEAERMIAFFRLTPLKDQQAGSLSYGQQKLVDAAMAFMARPRLVLLDEPAGGVNLTMLAHFKDRLAAYNAEHGTTFVVIEHNMEFVMSLCTRIIVLAEGAIIAEGTPDEIRSNQTVIDAYLGG; encoded by the coding sequence ATGAGCGAGGCCGTTCTCTCCGTCCGCGACATCACCAAGAGCTTCGGCGGCATCCGCGCCGTACGCGGCGTCTCCTTCGACGTGAAGCCCGGCGAAGTGCTCGGGCTGATCGGGCCGAACGGTTCGGGCAAGTCGACGCTGTTCAATTGCATCCTCGGCCAGCTGAAGCCGGACACCGGCTCGGTCTCGGTCTCGGGCCGTGACGTCTCGGGCCTGCGCGCCTCGGAGCTCAACCGGCTCGGCGTCGGCCGGACGTTCCAGCAGCTGTCGGTGTTCCCGAAGATGTCGGTGCTCGACAATGTCATCCTCGCCGGCCAGGAGCACCGCGGCACGCTCGTGTCGCGCCTGTTCGGGCCGTCGGATGCCGGTCTGACGGCCGAGGCCGAACGCATGATCGCGTTTTTCCGGCTGACTCCTCTGAAGGACCAGCAGGCCGGTTCGCTCTCCTACGGCCAGCAGAAGCTCGTCGACGCGGCGATGGCCTTCATGGCCCGGCCGCGGCTCGTGCTGCTCGACGAGCCGGCCGGCGGCGTCAACCTGACCATGCTGGCGCATTTCAAGGACCGGCTGGCCGCCTACAACGCCGAACACGGCACGACCTTCGTGGTGATCGAGCACAACATGGAATTCGTGATGAGCCTTTGCACCCGGATCATCGTGCTCGCCGAGGGCGCGATCATCGCCGAGGGCACGCCCGACGAGATCCGGTCGAACCAGACCGTGATCGACGCCTATCTCGGGGGCTGA
- a CDS encoding type I secretion system permease/ATPase, translating into MRRGGERECRAPGLGLVALAWCLNMLGLPADADQMRHDLGIAGGAVGETDLLRAARKFPVKARAIGSHYDRLEQTPVPALAEVEGGQWLVVGRVDADKVLALDPAKGTPELITREDFKARWTGRLLLVTRRAKGLGLSTKFGIGWFVAAMAKYRRPLTEVLVASLFIQVFGLLAPLFFQVVVDKVLVHRGLSTLEVLAAGLAILSLFDVVLTGIRSWLFAHTANRIDVELGARLFRHLFALPMAYFAARRVGDTVARVRELEQIRQFLTSSALTLVLDLLFGTIFIAVLFLYSPSLTLIVVGSIPLYVLVSVIASPVFRRRIDEKFRRGAENQSFLVESVAGIETVKAMALEPALQRRWEEGLASYVSAAFGVVGVATWAQQAVQGISKLVGVLVLFFGARAVIQGELTIGELVAFNMIAGQVAQPVLRLAQLWQDFQQTRVSIDRLGDILNAPPEPSPAGQASLPPIRGSIRFEAVSFRYRLDASAILSDVSIEIAAGEVIGIVGASGSGKSTLVKLVQRLFVPERGRVLVDGTDLALADPAWLRRQLGVVLQENVLFNRSVRENIAIADPAMDMNRVIAAAKLAGAHEFILGLPEGYETVIGERGASLSGGQRQRIAIARALSLDPRILILDEATSALDYESEAIIQANMTAISRNRTVLIVAHRLSTVRNAHRIIVMDEGRVIESGTHDQLLKLNRRYARLWRIQAGGPSAVADAPRIET; encoded by the coding sequence ATCCGCCGCGGGGGCGAGCGAGAGTGCCGCGCCCCGGGGCTCGGCCTCGTCGCGCTCGCCTGGTGTCTCAACATGCTCGGTCTGCCGGCCGATGCCGATCAGATGCGGCACGACCTCGGCATCGCCGGCGGGGCGGTCGGCGAGACCGATCTCTTGCGCGCCGCGCGCAAGTTCCCGGTCAAGGCGCGGGCGATCGGGTCGCATTACGACCGGCTCGAACAGACGCCGGTGCCGGCGCTCGCCGAGGTCGAGGGCGGGCAATGGCTCGTCGTCGGCCGCGTCGACGCCGACAAGGTGCTGGCGCTCGATCCGGCCAAGGGCACGCCGGAGCTGATCACGCGCGAGGACTTCAAGGCGCGCTGGACCGGGCGGCTCCTGCTCGTGACGCGGCGGGCGAAGGGGCTCGGGCTGTCGACCAAGTTCGGCATCGGCTGGTTCGTGGCGGCGATGGCCAAGTACCGCCGACCGCTCACGGAAGTGCTGGTCGCCTCGCTGTTCATCCAGGTGTTCGGGCTGCTCGCGCCGTTGTTCTTCCAGGTCGTGGTCGACAAGGTGCTGGTGCATCGCGGCCTGTCGACGCTCGAGGTGCTCGCCGCCGGGCTCGCGATCCTGTCGCTGTTCGATGTCGTGCTGACCGGCATCCGTAGCTGGCTGTTCGCCCATACGGCCAATCGCATCGACGTCGAGCTCGGCGCGCGGCTGTTCCGGCACCTGTTCGCGCTGCCGATGGCCTATTTCGCCGCGCGCCGGGTCGGCGATACGGTGGCGCGGGTGCGCGAACTGGAGCAGATCCGGCAGTTCCTGACCTCGTCGGCGCTGACGCTGGTGCTCGATCTCCTGTTCGGCACCATCTTCATCGCGGTCCTGTTCCTTTATTCGCCGTCGCTGACGCTGATCGTGGTCGGCTCGATCCCGCTCTACGTGCTGGTCTCGGTGATCGCGAGCCCGGTGTTCCGCCGGCGCATCGACGAGAAGTTCCGGCGCGGCGCGGAGAACCAGTCGTTCCTGGTCGAGAGCGTCGCCGGCATCGAGACGGTCAAGGCGATGGCGCTCGAGCCGGCGCTGCAACGGCGCTGGGAGGAGGGGCTCGCCTCCTACGTCTCCGCCGCGTTCGGCGTCGTCGGGGTCGCGACCTGGGCGCAGCAGGCGGTGCAGGGCATCTCCAAGCTCGTCGGCGTGCTGGTGCTGTTCTTCGGCGCGCGCGCGGTGATCCAGGGCGAACTCACGATCGGCGAACTTGTCGCCTTCAACATGATCGCCGGTCAGGTCGCGCAGCCGGTCTTGCGGCTCGCGCAGCTCTGGCAGGATTTCCAGCAGACGCGCGTGTCGATCGACCGGCTCGGCGACATCCTCAACGCGCCGCCGGAGCCGTCGCCGGCCGGACAGGCGAGCCTGCCGCCGATCCGCGGTTCGATCCGGTTCGAGGCGGTCAGCTTCCGCTACCGGCTCGATGCCTCGGCGATCCTGTCCGACGTCTCGATCGAGATCGCCGCCGGCGAGGTCATCGGCATCGTGGGCGCGTCCGGTTCTGGCAAGTCGACACTGGTAAAGCTGGTGCAGCGCCTGTTCGTGCCGGAGCGCGGCCGCGTGCTGGTCGACGGCACGGATCTGGCGCTCGCCGATCCGGCCTGGCTCCGGCGCCAGCTCGGCGTGGTGCTACAGGAGAACGTGCTGTTCAACCGCTCGGTCCGCGAGAACATCGCCATCGCCGATCCGGCGATGGACATGAACCGCGTGATCGCGGCGGCCAAGCTCGCCGGCGCGCACGAGTTCATTCTCGGCCTGCCGGAAGGCTACGAGACCGTGATCGGCGAGCGCGGCGCGAGCCTCTCGGGCGGTCAACGCCAGCGCATCGCCATCGCGCGCGCGTTGAGCCTCGATCCGCGCATCCTGATCCTCGACGAGGCGACCTCGGCGCTCGACTACGAGAGCGAGGCGATCATCCAGGCCAACATGACGGCGATCAGCCGGAACCGCACCGTGCTGATCGTCGCGCACCGGCTATCGACCGTGCGCAACGCGCACCGGATCATCGTCATGGACGAGGGGCGGGTGATCGAAAGCGGCACGCACGACCAGCTTCTGAAGCTCAACCGCCGTTATGCGCGGCTCTGGCGGATCCAGGCGGGCGGCCCGAGCGCGGTCGCCGATGCGCCACGGATCGAAACGTGA
- a CDS encoding branched-chain amino acid ABC transporter permease, whose product MRPLWKAVILIALLAAALAAPIGQKGYVVYVLSSWLIFVIAAMGLNLTLGYAGQISLAQASFMAIGAYITALLTLAGWHWLVAMPLALVACFAVGLVLGYPALRVKGHFLAFVTLAFNTLVFLVLRNEDWLTGGSYGLQGMPRPHFGPVSTDKPLAFYYFTLAITVVAALALWGIVRSPWGRAFRGLRENPIRAESLGLDTRRVTLLAFAIGSAYGGLAGTLIAPLVQFIEPGSFGLAHSLRILLMVVVGGSGAFFGPFVGAAVVILLPEVLRFTEGYYLIIYSGLVIVMFVFMPSGLMGIAERLGQMVRGKRVRADMAEGAQLK is encoded by the coding sequence ATGCGCCCGCTCTGGAAGGCCGTGATCCTCATCGCGCTCCTCGCCGCTGCGCTCGCCGCGCCGATCGGCCAGAAGGGCTACGTGGTCTATGTGCTGTCGTCGTGGCTGATCTTCGTGATCGCCGCGATGGGGCTTAACCTGACGCTCGGCTATGCCGGCCAGATCTCGCTGGCGCAGGCCTCGTTCATGGCGATCGGCGCCTATATCACCGCGCTCCTGACGCTCGCCGGCTGGCATTGGCTCGTCGCCATGCCGCTCGCGCTCGTCGCCTGTTTCGCGGTCGGGCTGGTGCTCGGCTATCCGGCCTTGCGGGTGAAGGGGCATTTCCTCGCCTTCGTGACGCTCGCCTTCAACACGCTGGTGTTTCTGGTCCTGCGCAACGAGGACTGGCTGACCGGCGGCAGCTACGGCCTGCAGGGCATGCCGCGGCCGCATTTCGGGCCGGTCTCGACCGACAAGCCGCTCGCCTTCTACTACTTCACCCTCGCGATCACGGTGGTCGCGGCGCTGGCGCTGTGGGGGATCGTGCGGTCACCCTGGGGCCGGGCGTTCCGGGGCCTGCGCGAGAACCCGATCCGCGCCGAGAGCCTCGGCCTCGACACGCGCCGGGTCACGCTACTCGCCTTCGCGATCGGTTCGGCCTATGGCGGCCTCGCCGGCACGCTGATCGCGCCCCTGGTGCAGTTCATCGAGCCGGGCTCGTTCGGCCTCGCGCATTCCCTGCGCATCCTGCTCATGGTCGTGGTCGGCGGCTCGGGCGCCTTCTTCGGGCCCTTCGTCGGCGCGGCGGTGGTGATCCTGCTGCCGGAGGTGCTGCGCTTCACCGAGGGCTACTATCTGATCATCTATTCCGGCCTGGTGATCGTGATGTTCGTGTTCATGCCGAGCGGATTGATGGGCATCGCGGAGCGGCTCGGCCAGATGGTTCGGGGAAAGCGCGTGCGCGCCGACATGGCGGAGGGGGCGCAACTCAAATGA
- a CDS encoding GntR family transcriptional regulator, giving the protein MTAETPSRRRTVRGPGRRADPPSLAEQAVARLREMIVMLEIAPGATLSEPWLVEKLGASRTPVREALKLLAADGLVLLRRNRAAVVAPLDGVELAHMFEVEAALESFAAGLAATRMSDAEIDRLAKLQAEMEERQARGDRPGYIRLNQKIHAAIVAGAANPALSEAHTRLIGRLQRARNLALSSLGRVEESIEEHRQILAALQARDTEAARRLFAGHVARTGELVATHCAKGLPGGARRLRERTAPAPAQSDPAQSAPDDQTSAVPALETA; this is encoded by the coding sequence GTGACCGCCGAAACCCCTTCGCGCCGCCGCACCGTCCGCGGCCCTGGCCGCCGCGCCGATCCGCCCTCGCTCGCCGAACAGGCGGTCGCGCGGCTGCGCGAGATGATCGTCATGCTCGAGATCGCGCCCGGCGCCACGCTGAGCGAGCCCTGGCTCGTCGAAAAGCTCGGCGCCTCGCGCACGCCGGTCCGCGAGGCGCTGAAACTGCTCGCCGCCGACGGCCTGGTGCTGCTCCGGCGCAACCGCGCCGCGGTCGTGGCGCCGCTCGACGGCGTCGAGCTCGCCCATATGTTCGAGGTCGAGGCCGCGCTCGAAAGCTTCGCCGCCGGCCTCGCGGCGACCCGCATGTCGGACGCCGAGATCGACCGGCTGGCCAAGCTGCAGGCCGAGATGGAGGAGCGCCAAGCCCGCGGCGACCGGCCCGGCTACATCCGGCTGAACCAGAAGATCCATGCCGCCATCGTCGCCGGTGCGGCGAACCCGGCGCTGTCGGAGGCGCACACCCGGCTGATCGGCCGGCTCCAGCGCGCCCGCAACCTCGCGCTGAGCTCGCTCGGCCGCGTCGAAGAGTCGATCGAGGAACACCGGCAGATCCTCGCGGCCCTTCAGGCCCGCGACACGGAGGCCGCGCGCCGGCTGTTCGCCGGCCATGTCGCCCGCACCGGCGAACTGGTCGCGACCCATTGCGCCAAGGGGCTGCCGGGCGGTGCGCGCCGCCTGCGCGAGCGGACCGCGCCCGCCCCGGCGCAGTCGGATCCCGCTCAGTCCGCCCCCGACGATCAGACGAGCGCCGTTCCGGCTCTGGAGACCGCATGA
- a CDS encoding ABC transporter substrate-binding protein has translation MGLAGTGAASAADTLKLGMVAELSGAGAPAGTNWRDGAKLAVAEINAAGGILGKKVELPEYDTQTDPQVSRALVQKAIDDGAMAIIGTIYSGSTLVNMLVAKQNSMPQFVGSEAPSIVEKGNPFVYRTSSGSQKGVPALTPYFKDTLKAKKVGVAWVNNEFGKGGRTIFVAEMKKAGIDVVIDVASEQAQTDYAADVAKLKSANPDAVFVYMNQEESARFLVEAKKQALPMPLVGEVTLTEAKVIELAGEAAEGAIAHVGLTATATQIPGIAAFAKAFEETYKRRPTHDAIKGYIGVWTTKYVSEMVGKVDGEAFAAKMHGLCLKAAEYPKVLLDTCWDDRGEMSRPSFMVQVKGGSPVVIGTVPAN, from the coding sequence ATGGGCCTCGCCGGAACCGGCGCCGCTTCGGCCGCCGATACGCTCAAGCTCGGCATGGTCGCCGAGCTCTCCGGCGCCGGCGCCCCGGCCGGAACCAACTGGCGCGACGGTGCCAAGCTCGCGGTCGCCGAGATCAACGCCGCCGGCGGTATCCTCGGCAAGAAGGTCGAGCTGCCGGAATACGACACGCAGACCGATCCGCAGGTGTCGCGCGCGCTGGTCCAGAAGGCGATCGACGACGGCGCCATGGCGATCATCGGCACGATCTATTCCGGCTCGACGCTGGTCAACATGCTGGTCGCCAAACAGAACTCGATGCCGCAGTTCGTCGGGTCGGAAGCGCCGAGCATCGTGGAGAAGGGCAATCCCTTCGTCTATCGGACCTCGTCGGGCTCGCAGAAGGGCGTGCCGGCGCTGACGCCCTATTTCAAGGACACGCTGAAGGCCAAGAAGGTCGGCGTGGCCTGGGTCAACAACGAGTTCGGCAAGGGCGGCCGCACGATCTTCGTCGCGGAGATGAAGAAGGCCGGCATCGACGTCGTCATCGACGTCGCCTCCGAGCAGGCGCAGACCGACTACGCCGCCGACGTCGCCAAGCTGAAGAGCGCCAATCCGGACGCCGTGTTCGTCTACATGAACCAGGAGGAGTCCGCGCGCTTCCTGGTCGAGGCGAAGAAGCAGGCGCTGCCGATGCCGCTCGTTGGCGAGGTCACGCTGACCGAGGCCAAGGTGATCGAGCTCGCCGGCGAGGCGGCCGAGGGCGCGATCGCCCACGTCGGCCTGACCGCGACCGCGACGCAGATCCCGGGCATCGCGGCCTTCGCCAAGGCCTTCGAGGAAACCTACAAGCGCCGGCCGACCCATGACGCCATCAAGGGCTACATCGGCGTCTGGACGACCAAGTATGTCTCCGAGATGGTCGGCAAGGTCGACGGCGAGGCCTTCGCCGCCAAGATGCACGGCCTCTGCCTCAAGGCGGCCGAGTATCCGAAGGTGCTGCTCGACACCTGCTGGGACGATCGCGGCGAGATGTCCCGCCCGAGCTTCATGGTCCAGGTCAAGGGCGGTTCGCCGGTCGTGATCGGCACCGTTCCCGCCAACTGA
- a CDS encoding branched-chain amino acid ABC transporter permease, with amino-acid sequence MSQFLQVLLAGLATGAIYALVAIGFTLVWQAAQTVNFAQGEFVMLPAFFVLIGLKWLALPLWGALLLGVLVSILVLGVLFKKLIVEPILPHGGITLIIATMALGIFLKEGVKEFYGAEAQPFPALFPTSSIDVFGAAISMRDLSNLAISVAVVALLTLFLNRTRTGRCMQAAAQNPAVAEILGVDVKRMVLYTFLINAALAALASILISPIYLAKFSNGETLGLVAFIAAIVGGFNQIRGALVGGLLIGVLDNLTATYVTAQYRAALPLILLIVIILVRPQGIMGTSEGRTV; translated from the coding sequence ATGTCCCAGTTCCTTCAGGTCCTGCTCGCGGGCCTCGCGACCGGCGCCATCTATGCGCTGGTCGCGATCGGCTTCACGCTGGTCTGGCAGGCGGCGCAGACGGTGAACTTCGCCCAGGGCGAGTTCGTCATGCTGCCGGCCTTCTTCGTGCTGATCGGCCTGAAGTGGCTGGCGCTGCCGCTCTGGGGCGCGCTGCTCCTCGGCGTGCTCGTCTCGATCCTCGTGCTCGGCGTCCTGTTCAAGAAGCTGATCGTCGAGCCGATCCTGCCGCATGGCGGCATCACGCTGATCATCGCGACCATGGCGCTCGGCATCTTCCTGAAGGAGGGCGTCAAGGAGTTCTACGGCGCGGAGGCGCAGCCGTTTCCGGCGCTGTTCCCGACGAGCTCCATCGACGTGTTCGGCGCGGCCATCTCGATGCGCGACCTTTCGAACCTCGCGATCTCGGTCGCGGTGGTGGCGCTCTTGACGCTGTTCCTGAACCGGACCCGCACCGGCCGCTGCATGCAGGCGGCGGCGCAGAACCCGGCGGTCGCCGAGATCCTCGGCGTCGATGTGAAGCGGATGGTGCTCTACACCTTCCTGATCAACGCGGCGCTGGCCGCGCTCGCCTCGATCCTGATCAGCCCGATCTATCTCGCCAAGTTCTCCAACGGCGAGACGCTCGGTCTCGTCGCCTTCATCGCCGCGATCGTCGGCGGCTTCAACCAGATCCGCGGCGCGCTGGTCGGCGGGCTCCTGATCGGCGTGCTCGACAATCTGACTGCGACCTATGTCACCGCGCAGTACCGCGCGGCGCTGCCGCTGATCCTGCTGATCGTGATCATCCTGGTCCGGCCGCAGGGCATCATGGGCACCTCGGAAGGGCGGACCGTCTGA
- a CDS encoding HlyD family type I secretion periplasmic adaptor subunit, producing the protein MGAEIVTLRRTNAVATPVEREFLPAALEIVETPPSPGTRWLGFVLCALFTAVIVWASIGQVDLIATAPGKVVPVGRTKDVQAFEAGTVAKILVDDGTAVKAGQTLILLDPTVATADRDRFREQAMRASLDVARLQALTAPPGTSADPFAGLDASPEAIAEARGRYLADRAGREAKLASADLAIAAKRAEAVSYEAEIGKIDAQLPLVRERTRIRKEGSDKGWGSRLDFLNAAQAEAELVNQRKVVVEKHNAAAAAVQAQIADRERLAAETERDWRSDLQRAMRDRAEATSELAKAERRTGLTSVTSPVDGVVADLRVHTEGGVVQAGQQLLRVVPSHGSVMIEAVVENKDAGFVRAGQEVEVKVDAFSYTHYGLIPGRVAQVSKDSQPDPELMQQSRAAQPLGDSPDAVRRSGALVYVARIEMADPSLMVGGVRTAIEPGMAVTVEIKTGRRTVIDYLLSPIIRQAHEALRER; encoded by the coding sequence ATGGGCGCCGAAATCGTAACCCTGCGCCGCACCAACGCGGTCGCGACACCGGTCGAGCGCGAGTTCCTGCCGGCGGCGCTCGAGATCGTCGAGACGCCGCCCTCGCCGGGCACGCGCTGGCTCGGCTTCGTGCTCTGCGCGCTGTTCACGGCGGTCATCGTATGGGCCTCGATCGGTCAGGTCGACCTGATCGCGACCGCGCCGGGCAAGGTCGTGCCGGTCGGCCGGACCAAGGACGTGCAGGCCTTCGAGGCCGGAACGGTCGCGAAGATCCTGGTCGACGACGGTACGGCCGTGAAGGCCGGGCAGACGCTGATCCTGCTCGATCCGACAGTCGCGACCGCCGATCGCGACCGGTTCCGCGAGCAGGCGATGCGCGCCTCGCTCGACGTGGCGCGGCTGCAGGCGCTGACCGCGCCGCCGGGCACGAGCGCCGATCCTTTCGCGGGCCTGGACGCGTCGCCGGAGGCGATCGCCGAGGCGCGCGGGCGCTATCTCGCCGACCGTGCGGGGCGCGAGGCGAAGCTCGCCAGCGCCGATCTCGCCATCGCCGCCAAGCGCGCCGAAGCCGTCAGTTACGAGGCCGAGATCGGCAAGATCGACGCGCAGCTGCCGCTCGTGCGCGAGCGGACGCGCATTCGCAAGGAAGGCTCCGACAAGGGCTGGGGCTCGCGGCTCGATTTCCTCAACGCCGCGCAGGCCGAGGCCGAACTGGTCAACCAGCGCAAGGTCGTGGTCGAGAAGCACAATGCGGCCGCGGCGGCGGTGCAGGCGCAGATCGCCGATCGCGAAAGGCTCGCCGCCGAGACCGAACGCGACTGGCGCTCCGACCTGCAACGCGCGATGCGCGACCGGGCCGAGGCGACGAGCGAGCTCGCCAAGGCCGAACGGCGCACCGGGCTCACGTCGGTGACGTCGCCGGTCGACGGCGTGGTCGCGGATCTGCGTGTGCACACCGAGGGCGGCGTCGTGCAGGCCGGGCAGCAGCTGCTCCGGGTCGTGCCCTCGCACGGCTCGGTGATGATCGAGGCGGTGGTCGAGAACAAGGACGCCGGCTTCGTCCGGGCGGGCCAAGAGGTCGAGGTCAAGGTCGATGCCTTCTCCTACACGCACTACGGCCTGATCCCCGGCCGGGTGGCGCAGGTCTCCAAGGATTCGCAGCCCGATCCGGAGCTGATGCAGCAGTCGCGCGCGGCCCAGCCGCTCGGCGACAGTCCGGATGCGGTGCGCCGCTCCGGCGCGCTCGTCTATGTGGCGCGCATCGAGATGGCCGATCCGAGCCTGATGGTCGGCGGGGTGCGCACCGCGATCGAGCCCGGCATGGCGGTGACGGTCGAGATCAAGACCGGCCGGCGCACGGTCATCGATTATCTCTTGTCGCCGATCATCCGGCAGGCGCACGAGGCACTGCGCGAGCGCTGA
- a CDS encoding ABC transporter ATP-binding protein, producing the protein MLEVRDVHGGYGKMAILNGVSCTIPKASITTVIGPNGAGKSTLFKAIFGLLNIHSGQILLDGQDVTRQTPRQMIAHGVTYVPQGRNVVPQLSVYHNLELGGITAPDQKQLKARIEAVMDRFPMLREFRDRKAIELSGGQQKQLEVARALLLDPKLILIDEPSIGLSPNLVQEVFRTLMQLRDNGVAVLMVEQNAKAALAISDYGLVLELGQTRMHDKASTLLTDPRVGRIFLGGHVEGAT; encoded by the coding sequence ATGCTCGAAGTGCGCGACGTCCATGGCGGCTACGGCAAGATGGCGATCCTGAACGGCGTCAGCTGCACGATCCCCAAGGCCTCGATCACCACCGTGATCGGTCCGAACGGGGCGGGCAAGTCGACGCTGTTCAAGGCGATCTTCGGCCTCCTCAACATCCACTCCGGCCAGATCCTGCTCGACGGGCAGGACGTGACCCGGCAGACGCCGCGCCAGATGATCGCGCATGGCGTCACCTATGTGCCGCAGGGCCGCAACGTGGTGCCGCAGCTGTCGGTCTATCACAACCTCGAGCTCGGCGGCATCACGGCGCCGGACCAGAAGCAGCTCAAGGCGCGCATCGAGGCGGTCATGGACCGTTTCCCGATGCTGCGCGAGTTCCGCGACCGAAAGGCCATCGAGCTTTCCGGCGGCCAGCAGAAGCAGCTCGAGGTCGCGCGCGCATTGCTGCTCGACCCGAAGCTGATCCTGATCGACGAACCGTCGATCGGCCTGTCGCCGAACCTCGTGCAGGAGGTGTTCCGCACACTCATGCAGCTGCGCGACAATGGCGTCGCGGTGCTGATGGTGGAGCAGAACGCCAAGGCGGCGCTGGCAATCTCCGACTACGGGCTCGTTCTGGAGCTCGGCCAGACCCGCATGCACGACAAGGCGTCGACGCTGCTGACCGATCCGCGCGTCGGCCGCATCTTCCTCGGCGGTCACGTCGAAGGCGCGACCTGA
- a CDS encoding VWD domain-containing protein, with the protein MLTVMVNGVASDATGTLSGAGLTKTGTGVYTLTSGSPADVTTRLRALVFTAAVGITAPQATTISVQASDGILTTTDTATSLLVSPVDASGPTGQGWGDVHMVTFKGLAYDFMAVGDYTLVKSVEPGNAFDIQIRTSGEHGVMSYTTEIAAQVGANTVDFELDGAVKLNGVATPIAVGSVRKIDGGTISRTKDDTYVVNWETGESLKVVNKGGEYFDEMVSLGPNARPGSVVGLLGANTTQANDIQLADGTVLHNPTNDELVGAYASSWSVGTDLSLLDDGGLLPAAMSNLGDAATPFNGKSSIDLAGFDASKATLAFSEDAAGGFGTLTVTSGSQHTAILLMGQYAAAGFGLANDGHGGTTIDYQPPRPTLLG; encoded by the coding sequence GTGCTGACCGTGATGGTCAATGGGGTTGCGAGCGACGCCACCGGCACGCTGTCCGGTGCCGGACTGACCAAGACCGGCACCGGCGTCTACACCTTGACGTCCGGTTCGCCGGCCGATGTCACCACGCGGCTTCGCGCCCTCGTGTTCACGGCCGCGGTGGGGATCACCGCGCCACAGGCGACCACGATCAGCGTGCAGGCGTCGGACGGGATCCTGACCACCACGGACACCGCGACGAGCCTGCTCGTCAGTCCGGTGGACGCCTCCGGCCCCACCGGTCAGGGCTGGGGCGACGTGCACATGGTGACGTTCAAGGGGCTCGCCTACGACTTCATGGCGGTCGGCGACTACACGCTGGTGAAGTCGGTCGAGCCGGGCAACGCGTTCGACATCCAGATCCGCACCTCGGGCGAGCACGGCGTCATGAGCTACACGACCGAGATCGCCGCGCAGGTCGGCGCGAACACGGTCGACTTCGAGCTCGACGGCGCGGTGAAGCTCAACGGCGTCGCCACACCGATCGCGGTGGGGAGTGTTCGCAAGATCGACGGCGGCACGATCAGCCGAACCAAGGACGACACCTATGTCGTGAACTGGGAGACCGGCGAGAGCCTGAAGGTCGTCAACAAGGGCGGGGAATACTTCGACGAGATGGTTTCGCTCGGCCCGAATGCCCGCCCTGGCTCGGTCGTCGGTCTGCTCGGCGCCAACACCACCCAGGCGAACGACATCCAGCTCGCCGACGGCACGGTGCTGCACAACCCGACCAACGACGAACTGGTCGGGGCCTATGCGTCGAGCTGGTCGGTCGGCACCGACCTCTCGCTGCTCGACGACGGCGGCCTGCTGCCGGCCGCGATGTCGAACCTCGGCGACGCCGCGACGCCGTTCAACGGCAAGTCCTCGATCGACCTCGCGGGTTTCGATGCTTCCAAGGCGACGCTGGCCTTCAGCGAAGACGCCGCGGGCGGGTTCGGCACGCTGACCGTGACGTCGGGCAGCCAGCACACGGCGATCCTGCTCATGGGGCAGTACGCTGCGGCAGGCTTCGGTCTCGCGAACGACGGCCACGGTGGTACGACCATCGACTACCAGCCGCCGCGACCGACGTTGCTGGGCTGA